The following proteins are encoded in a genomic region of Dyadobacter sp. UC 10:
- a CDS encoding oxidoreductase gives MDNQKVWFITGASKGFGLELVNQLLQLGHKVAATSRNLAELQDAAGGESENFLPLALDITDEAAVSNAIEITVVRFGSIDVIANNAGYGQLGGIEELTDAESRSNFDVNVFGTLNVIRQALPQLRKQRSGHILNISSIAGITGNFPGWGIYCATKFAVEGLSESLATEVAPFGIKVTLVEPGYFRTNFLKSGSLRLPATRINEYQLVRDSEAYHAQLEGNQPGDPVKGVTAIIAIADAENPPVHFLLGQDANDLAEAKISALQDEMATWKKLSVETALN, from the coding sequence ATGGACAATCAAAAAGTTTGGTTTATCACCGGAGCATCAAAAGGTTTCGGTCTGGAACTAGTTAATCAATTGTTACAACTCGGCCATAAAGTCGCAGCTACTTCACGAAACCTGGCGGAATTGCAGGATGCAGCCGGCGGTGAATCCGAAAATTTCCTGCCGCTGGCACTTGATATTACGGACGAAGCCGCAGTTTCCAATGCAATTGAAATCACCGTTGTGCGCTTTGGCAGCATCGACGTGATTGCCAACAATGCCGGCTATGGTCAGCTTGGCGGGATTGAAGAGCTTACCGACGCGGAGTCACGCAGCAATTTTGACGTGAATGTTTTCGGCACATTGAATGTGATCCGTCAGGCGTTGCCGCAGCTTCGCAAACAGCGTTCCGGACATATTCTTAACATCTCGTCGATTGCTGGTATCACGGGAAATTTCCCTGGCTGGGGCATTTACTGCGCCACCAAGTTTGCGGTCGAGGGCTTATCCGAATCGCTGGCGACCGAAGTTGCGCCGTTCGGGATCAAAGTAACCCTGGTAGAGCCGGGTTATTTCCGCACCAACTTTTTGAAATCGGGCTCATTAAGATTGCCTGCAACCAGGATCAACGAATATCAGCTGGTCCGCGACTCAGAAGCATACCACGCACAGCTTGAAGGCAATCAGCCCGGCGACCCTGTCAAAGGGGTAACCGCGATCATCGCCATCGCCGATGCCGAAAATCCGCCTGTCCACTTCCTGCTGGGGCAGGATGCAAACGATCTTGCCGAAGCGAAGATCAGCGCTTTGCAGGACGAAATGGCCACCTGGAAAAAACTTTCTGTAGAAACGGCTTTAAATTGA
- a CDS encoding winged helix-turn-helix transcriptional regulator: MQDFIYENRVYYSPIEFAMSYLGGTWKIPIILSLRDGALRYGDLKKAVPHITDKMLNTKIRELERKKMVLRIIYREKPPRVEYLLTDRGRQALPAIALLMTYGQALMQEESEHIRPLGSE, from the coding sequence ATGCAAGATTTCATTTACGAAAACCGCGTTTATTACAGCCCGATAGAATTCGCCATGTCCTATCTCGGAGGTACCTGGAAAATTCCAATAATTTTAAGCCTCCGTGACGGAGCACTTCGGTATGGAGATTTGAAGAAAGCAGTTCCACACATTACCGATAAAATGCTCAATACAAAAATCCGGGAGCTGGAAAGAAAGAAAATGGTCCTGCGCATAATTTATCGTGAGAAACCGCCGCGCGTTGAATATTTATTAACCGACAGAGGTCGCCAGGCGCTCCCAGCTATTGCCTTACTGATGACTTATGGACAGGCATTGATGCAGGAAGAAAGTGAACATATCCGGCCCTTAGGCAGTGAATAG
- a CDS encoding enolase C-terminal domain-like protein, protein MKIIDLKTRCVAIPLNAQLRHNTGVHPGYFLRTILELVTDEGIIGLGEVGGGDQCGALQKLKPRIIGLDPFQLEVMKLKVLRSIYYMSNARLYAALEMACLDIQGKVLNRPMSDLLGGRIRDEVPFIAYLFWRYDRPGDGKHDQTAEDLADYCVELHQTLGVNAMKLKAGVMQPEEEVRVLELCRQKLGSDFGLRIDPNGVWSVSTAVKMGKRMEELGIEYFEDPSWGLQGNASVRQQIRIPIASNMYPARFDDLAPAIRLGAVDIVLTDIHYWEGPRGVKDLVAVCNAFNMGIAMHSGAEFGIELAAMIHTAATIPTMTFAGDAHYHYLTDDIIEGGKMEYVNGCIKVPTGPGLGVSLDEDKMKFYQKYYEEKGDYYARFHQDPYRPEWYPKVGGI, encoded by the coding sequence ATGAAAATTATTGATCTCAAAACCCGGTGCGTTGCCATTCCCCTCAATGCCCAGCTCAGGCATAATACCGGGGTGCATCCGGGCTATTTTTTAAGGACTATCCTGGAACTCGTTACCGACGAAGGGATTATCGGTCTGGGGGAAGTGGGCGGGGGCGACCAGTGCGGCGCATTGCAAAAGCTTAAACCGCGGATCATCGGTCTGGACCCGTTTCAGCTGGAAGTGATGAAACTGAAAGTGCTGCGGAGTATCTATTATATGTCGAATGCCAGATTATACGCCGCGCTGGAAATGGCCTGTCTGGATATTCAGGGCAAAGTATTGAACCGGCCCATGAGCGATTTGCTGGGTGGCCGGATCCGGGATGAAGTACCGTTCATCGCTTACCTTTTCTGGCGTTACGATCGTCCCGGCGACGGCAAACATGACCAGACTGCCGAAGACCTTGCGGATTATTGTGTGGAACTGCACCAGACCCTGGGCGTGAATGCGATGAAGCTCAAAGCAGGTGTGATGCAGCCCGAAGAGGAAGTGAGAGTGCTTGAACTTTGCCGCCAGAAGCTTGGCAGTGACTTCGGCCTGCGTATTGACCCAAATGGCGTGTGGTCGGTTAGTACCGCAGTGAAAATGGGCAAGCGGATGGAAGAGCTCGGCATCGAATACTTTGAAGATCCTTCGTGGGGTTTGCAGGGGAATGCATCGGTGCGCCAGCAGATCCGTATCCCTATCGCGAGCAATATGTACCCGGCGCGCTTTGACGATCTGGCACCCGCTATTCGCCTGGGTGCGGTGGATATTGTGCTCACCGACATTCATTACTGGGAAGGACCGCGCGGCGTGAAGGACCTGGTGGCCGTCTGCAACGCATTCAATATGGGCATAGCCATGCACAGCGGGGCAGAATTTGGAATCGAGCTCGCAGCCATGATCCACACGGCAGCCACCATTCCGACGATGACTTTTGCAGGTGATGCCCATTACCATTACCTCACCGACGATATTATTGAAGGCGGGAAAATGGAGTATGTGAATGGTTGCATCAAAGTACCCACTGGTCCCGGACTCGGCGTGTCGCTGGACGAAGACAAAATGAAATTTTACCAAAAATATTATGAAGAGAAAGGCGACTATTATGCGCGATTCCACCAGGACCCGTACCGGCCCGAGTGGTACCCGAAAGTGGGCGGTATTTAA
- a CDS encoding metallophosphoesterase family protein → MRVQHRLNIGLKIFLFAMLISALGACRQFEFSPNQASDKHSVTNSNAKNLLKLNEQPLDDTVSIVFVGDSQRWYSELDRFVDKVNATAGVDFILLAGDISDFGLLQEFEWVNRRLSNLNKPYFGVVGNHDLVANGEQVFTNIFGPTDYSFVYDSIKFIAHNTNSLEYSKRKIPDMDWLASEMKDCNAIKHIITVSHVPPFSALEFDQDLLVPYTNLLKHHPKTLLSLHGHVHQHLDFFPFEDGVRYMTSYAFNQNAFVLLKIVDGRVFKTIVDY, encoded by the coding sequence ATGCGGGTACAACATCGATTGAACATTGGCTTAAAGATTTTTCTGTTCGCCATGTTGATTTCTGCATTAGGTGCTTGCAGGCAGTTTGAATTCAGCCCTAATCAGGCGAGTGACAAGCATTCTGTGACGAATTCAAATGCGAAGAATCTATTAAAACTGAATGAGCAGCCCCTCGACGACACGGTTTCGATCGTTTTTGTCGGGGATTCGCAGCGCTGGTACAGCGAACTGGACAGGTTCGTTGATAAAGTCAATGCGACCGCCGGCGTCGATTTTATATTGCTGGCAGGTGATATATCTGATTTTGGGCTTTTGCAGGAATTCGAATGGGTAAACCGCAGGCTTTCAAATTTGAACAAGCCCTACTTCGGAGTGGTTGGAAACCATGATCTCGTTGCCAATGGCGAGCAGGTTTTTACGAACATTTTCGGCCCGACCGACTATTCGTTTGTCTATGATAGCATCAAATTTATAGCGCACAACACCAACAGTCTGGAATATTCGAAACGAAAAATCCCGGACATGGACTGGTTAGCCTCAGAAATGAAGGATTGCAATGCAATTAAACACATTATCACCGTCTCGCACGTGCCACCGTTCAGTGCTCTAGAATTTGACCAGGACCTGTTGGTGCCTTATACCAATTTATTGAAGCACCATCCGAAGACGCTGCTATCCCTCCACGGGCACGTGCACCAACACCTTGACTTCTTCCCTTTTGAGGATGGTGTCAGGTATATGACCAGCTATGCCTTTAATCAAAATGCATTTGTCCTGCTAAAAATCGTGGACGGAAGAGTCTTCAAAACAATCGTTGACTATTAG
- a CDS encoding VOC family protein: MQTKNWITTPVLPCRAISETLSFWENIGFTTTYRHDRPYQYGVVEQGGHQLHFIRVKGVEFSLVGCLIMVQDIQKVHSDFCASLKMQLGKVPLTGIPRISRIRPGQTRFTLTDVSGNPVIFIQIGEKDQSDYEEASRESLSAMQKAIALALRLRDFKEDYVAAAKVLDNELIKLESEITETERAEALVIRSELARVLGDTDKYAECNFLLGLVAIPEEELQRLKVKHSWND, translated from the coding sequence ATGCAAACAAAAAATTGGATTACCACACCCGTGCTCCCCTGCCGTGCAATTAGCGAAACGCTTTCTTTCTGGGAAAACATCGGCTTCACCACTACTTATCGCCATGACAGGCCTTATCAATATGGCGTGGTCGAGCAGGGTGGTCATCAATTGCATTTTATCCGAGTAAAGGGCGTGGAATTTAGTCTGGTAGGTTGTCTGATTATGGTGCAGGACATTCAGAAAGTCCATAGCGATTTCTGTGCTTCTCTGAAAATGCAGTTGGGAAAGGTTCCATTAACGGGCATCCCGCGAATTTCAAGGATAAGGCCCGGACAAACCCGCTTTACGCTTACCGATGTATCAGGTAACCCGGTCATTTTCATTCAGATCGGTGAAAAAGACCAGTCTGACTACGAGGAGGCCAGCCGGGAAAGTCTGTCAGCCATGCAAAAGGCAATCGCACTTGCATTGCGGTTACGCGACTTCAAAGAGGATTATGTAGCCGCGGCCAAAGTGCTGGATAATGAACTGATAAAGCTGGAAAGTGAAATCACAGAGACAGAAAGGGCCGAAGCCTTGGTGATCCGTAGCGAACTGGCCCGGGTACTCGGCGATACGGACAAGTATGCTGAATGCAATTTTCTACTTGGCCTCGTCGCGATCCCGGAGGAAGAATTGCAGCGTTTAAAAGTAAAACATTCTTGGAATGACTGA
- a CDS encoding RraA family protein, translated as MSVDQYKKEVGMMNLENLIGFREDRSVAPFPVSDQEMLERFERLYTGAVNDVLREFCLLNQALPGHIVPLREYRTVAGFAFTVKSAPNAMIRGEMEFRVKMLDEMHENAFVIWDTTGDQKATLWGGVMTATAKAKKVKAACIDGGIRDTHQILEADFPMFYKYRISNGSLGRCLITHYQVTLQIGDVTIKPGDIVLGDIDGVLVVPRTIAYDVLLRAEEIIENEKVIFGWVKEGQSIQDITDKGGYF; from the coding sequence ATGAGTGTAGATCAGTATAAAAAGGAGGTTGGAATGATGAACCTGGAAAATCTCATCGGATTCCGGGAGGATAGGTCAGTGGCCCCTTTTCCGGTTAGCGACCAGGAGATGCTCGAACGCTTCGAGCGGCTTTATACCGGTGCTGTAAATGATGTATTACGTGAATTTTGCCTGCTCAACCAGGCATTGCCCGGGCATATTGTGCCGCTTCGCGAATACCGGACGGTGGCAGGCTTTGCCTTCACCGTTAAGAGCGCCCCCAATGCGATGATCAGGGGCGAAATGGAGTTCAGGGTGAAAATGCTCGACGAAATGCATGAAAATGCATTCGTGATATGGGATACGACGGGTGACCAAAAAGCAACGTTGTGGGGTGGGGTGATGACCGCAACCGCGAAAGCGAAAAAAGTAAAGGCGGCCTGCATCGACGGTGGTATCCGGGATACGCACCAGATCCTGGAAGCGGATTTTCCGATGTTTTATAAATACAGAATCTCAAACGGCAGCCTGGGGCGCTGCCTGATTACGCACTACCAGGTTACACTTCAGATAGGTGACGTTACCATCAAACCGGGTGATATCGTGTTAGGCGATATCGATGGCGTGCTGGTAGTACCCCGGACGATTGCTTACGATGTGCTGCTGCGGGCCGAGGAGATCATTGAAAACGAAAAAGTGATTTTTGGTTGGGTAAAGGAAGGGCAGTCCATTCAGGATATCACGGATAAGGGAGGTTATTTCTGA
- a CDS encoding SDR family NAD(P)-dependent oxidoreductase, which produces MKRLAGKRALVTGASSGIGREIALRLAMEGCAVGIHYLDQKAEAQALEAHIRSENGLAYIFQADLTDLDAVTALADHAWETMSGVDFLINNAGVSYKKHFLETTREDVDIFINTNYRGTFFLTQAIARNMVKHSIEGAIYSITSVNGIRPGIGQSAYGASKSALETLMKGVALELAPHNIKVNTIAAGAIATDMTREARSNPATLKEVTEGIPMGRFGLAEEVASVVVSLLISGSYLTGESITIDGGLLLMRGYGKPGPYDPENLH; this is translated from the coding sequence ATGAAGAGACTAGCAGGAAAAAGGGCGCTCGTTACCGGTGCTTCTTCGGGAATAGGGCGGGAGATAGCGCTCCGGCTTGCTATGGAGGGCTGCGCAGTTGGTATTCATTACCTGGATCAGAAAGCGGAAGCCCAGGCGCTGGAAGCACATATCCGGTCGGAAAACGGGCTTGCTTACATTTTTCAGGCCGACCTGACGGATTTGGATGCGGTAACTGCGCTGGCAGATCATGCCTGGGAAACCATGTCCGGTGTAGATTTTCTGATCAACAATGCCGGGGTCTCTTATAAAAAGCATTTTCTGGAAACGACCCGGGAGGATGTCGACATTTTTATCAATACCAACTACCGGGGTACTTTTTTCCTGACCCAGGCTATTGCCAGAAACATGGTGAAGCATTCCATTGAAGGCGCCATTTATTCCATTACCTCGGTGAACGGAATACGTCCGGGAATAGGCCAGAGTGCTTATGGGGCTTCCAAAAGTGCTTTGGAAACACTTATGAAGGGAGTTGCCCTTGAACTGGCACCCCATAACATTAAGGTTAATACCATTGCCGCCGGTGCTATTGCAACAGATATGACCAGAGAGGCCAGGAGTAATCCGGCTACACTGAAAGAAGTGACAGAAGGTATCCCCATGGGACGGTTCGGACTGGCAGAGGAGGTCGCCTCCGTGGTGGTCAGCCTGCTGATCTCAGGCAGTTATCTCACCGGCGAATCCATCACCATCGACGGGGGGCTATTACTGATGCGTGGCTACGGAAAACCCGGGCCTTATGATCCAGAAAACTTACATTGA
- a CDS encoding glycoside hydrolase family 2 protein: MKRSLFILLICLCSQTTADAQPAEKTLWQPYRVTERTGAQHIELSGEGWALGHTDEPVSNIAGLSRLKDVFATSVPNSVHWSYYKAGKLPHPYYHKNSEQYNWLDEKAWYYRRSFKMPQNAGDNYVFLCFDGVDYFSRVWVNDSLIGVHEGMFGGPTVEISKYLKGDNEIVVEVRAGNWGNEATRIEDLPRFASGELDYSKRKGFNPRMSGKIIKPWVISGGSGGEAFFSVGMWQGVRLEIVPRVHLERPFMTTLQCSEKEANLHLSLEVLANQPSTSLTLHPWNNAQIDHPDNFGQKFEAVKGNYQVRMELLFQGKTVHRQDWKTELTQGRNWLEKDIKLPDPKLWNPTGLGNADVYDVRILLLNNDIQLDQIQFKYGIRTIAYLPTAGPRTRDRWDNWQFVVNGKKIFVKGMNFTPQDILLDLSYERYRWTLQAAKKMGVQLIRIWGGGLLESKHLYDICDELGIMVWQDFPIGNQDTPGYPQDVWEAQVVQNILRLRNHPSLAIWCGGNEFNPYSLGNASSIGILERNLVTFDPSRPFKRTTPDHGAIHTYPDMDPVWYNRSYAKVPWVSETGMHSLPEAGVFREVVDSTEFTGLGKMWEKTFAKDHPEFIHHFTEYGPGRVPRMLSRASHIVDVADPTIDDISEASQIGAGEFYQVFSEKIQGNYPVTAGLMPWVFKRHWPVIAIQMMDWFGHAGAPYYFLKRTYEATHVAVDIPRLLWKSGEVMQLPVKITHALPGAIKGSKVLVRVMDDSFKVLWENEKTTAVTAGTSVTAVEMGQFTIPAGYRDRFLLVLAELKDASGKLVSRSFYYPRVLSKMDDAAFYKEYTTTPIPWIALEKGPWLKTSVATAPQTVLTVSAGTSENGSGNTSRVKVKVSNTGTVPAFMTKIDITGAKRAIVADDNYFWLAAGESRNIDLEVLWRDPSEARRPVVTVKAFNSNEAKTELDMTVK, translated from the coding sequence ATGAAACGTAGTCTATTCATTCTACTTATTTGCCTTTGTTCGCAAACCACGGCTGACGCGCAACCGGCGGAGAAGACGCTTTGGCAGCCTTACAGGGTTACGGAGCGCACGGGTGCACAACATATAGAGTTGTCGGGAGAAGGCTGGGCGCTCGGCCACACCGACGAGCCTGTCAGCAATATCGCCGGGCTGTCGCGATTAAAAGACGTTTTTGCCACCAGTGTTCCCAACTCGGTCCATTGGTCATATTACAAGGCAGGAAAGCTGCCGCATCCTTATTACCATAAGAACTCGGAGCAATACAACTGGCTTGACGAGAAGGCGTGGTATTACCGGCGTTCCTTTAAAATGCCGCAAAATGCCGGAGATAACTACGTTTTCCTTTGTTTCGACGGTGTCGACTATTTCTCCAGAGTTTGGGTAAACGATTCGCTCATAGGCGTGCACGAAGGGATGTTCGGGGGGCCGACGGTCGAAATAAGCAAGTATTTAAAAGGTGATAATGAGATCGTTGTTGAAGTGAGGGCGGGCAACTGGGGCAACGAAGCCACCAGGATAGAGGATTTGCCAAGGTTTGCTTCCGGAGAGCTGGATTATTCCAAAAGAAAAGGCTTTAACCCCCGCATGAGCGGAAAAATTATAAAACCCTGGGTTATCTCAGGCGGTTCGGGCGGAGAAGCTTTTTTCAGCGTAGGTATGTGGCAGGGGGTGCGACTGGAAATAGTGCCCAGGGTACATTTGGAACGTCCGTTCATGACTACGCTGCAATGTTCGGAAAAAGAGGCCAACCTCCATTTATCCCTGGAAGTGCTCGCCAATCAGCCTTCCACGAGCCTGACACTGCACCCCTGGAACAATGCCCAGATTGATCATCCCGACAATTTCGGACAGAAATTCGAGGCGGTGAAAGGTAACTATCAGGTCAGAATGGAGCTTCTTTTTCAAGGTAAAACAGTACACAGGCAAGACTGGAAAACAGAGCTGACGCAGGGTAGGAACTGGCTTGAAAAGGATATTAAACTTCCCGACCCGAAGCTATGGAACCCGACCGGCCTCGGGAATGCAGATGTCTACGACGTCAGGATCCTGCTTTTGAACAACGATATCCAACTGGACCAGATCCAATTTAAATACGGTATCCGCACAATTGCTTACCTGCCGACTGCCGGGCCACGTACTCGCGACCGCTGGGATAACTGGCAATTTGTGGTAAACGGAAAGAAAATATTTGTGAAAGGAATGAATTTTACCCCTCAGGACATTCTTCTCGACCTTTCCTATGAGCGCTACCGCTGGACACTGCAGGCGGCGAAGAAAATGGGTGTTCAGCTGATCAGGATCTGGGGAGGCGGATTGCTTGAATCGAAGCACCTGTACGATATATGTGATGAGCTGGGAATCATGGTATGGCAGGATTTTCCGATCGGCAATCAGGACACGCCCGGATACCCTCAGGACGTCTGGGAGGCCCAGGTAGTGCAAAATATTTTACGGCTTCGCAACCACCCCTCCCTTGCGATATGGTGTGGGGGTAATGAGTTCAACCCGTATTCTTTAGGCAATGCATCGTCTATCGGAATTCTGGAGCGTAATCTGGTAACCTTTGACCCGAGCCGTCCTTTCAAACGCACTACGCCTGATCACGGGGCTATTCACACTTATCCGGATATGGATCCGGTGTGGTACAACCGCAGCTATGCGAAGGTGCCGTGGGTCTCGGAAACAGGGATGCACTCCCTGCCGGAGGCCGGGGTCTTTCGCGAGGTGGTCGACAGCACGGAATTTACCGGCCTGGGCAAAATGTGGGAGAAAACTTTCGCAAAAGACCATCCTGAGTTTATCCATCACTTTACAGAATATGGTCCCGGCAGGGTCCCGCGAATGCTGAGCCGCGCTTCCCATATCGTGGATGTGGCTGATCCGACGATTGACGATATTTCAGAAGCCTCACAGATTGGCGCAGGAGAGTTTTACCAGGTGTTTTCCGAAAAGATCCAAGGCAATTATCCGGTGACGGCAGGATTGATGCCATGGGTGTTCAAACGCCACTGGCCGGTGATCGCGATTCAGATGATGGACTGGTTCGGCCATGCCGGGGCACCTTATTATTTTCTGAAAAGGACTTATGAGGCAACGCACGTGGCAGTAGATATTCCAAGGCTGCTCTGGAAGTCGGGTGAAGTGATGCAGCTGCCGGTTAAAATCACCCACGCTTTACCTGGCGCAATCAAGGGCTCGAAAGTCCTGGTTCGCGTCATGGACGATTCGTTCAAAGTGTTGTGGGAGAATGAAAAAACGACGGCAGTTACCGCGGGAACGTCGGTCACCGCTGTGGAAATGGGGCAGTTTACAATACCAGCCGGCTACCGTGACCGTTTTTTGCTCGTGCTCGCAGAATTGAAGGACGCTTCGGGAAAGCTGGTTTCCAGGTCTTTCTATTATCCGCGGGTATTGTCGAAAATGGATGATGCTGCATTTTACAAAGAATACACAACCACACCAATTCCCTGGATCGCATTGGAAAAAGGGCCGTGGCTGAAAACTTCAGTGGCAACAGCGCCTCAGACCGTATTAACAGTTTCTGCCGGTACCTCGGAAAATGGTTCAGGAAATACCAGCAGGGTTAAAGTGAAGGTATCCAACACCGGTACGGTACCTGCGTTTATGACCAAAATCGATATTACAGGCGCAAAACGGGCTATCGTGGCCGACGATAATTACTTCTGGCTGGCTGCCGGCGAGTCCAGAAATATTGATCTCGAAGTCCTTTGGAGGGATCCTTCCGAAGCGCGCCGCCCTGTCGTAACAGTAAAAGCTTTCAATTCGAATGAAGCAAAGACAGAACTTGATATGACTGTTAAATGA
- a CDS encoding helix-turn-helix domain-containing protein — protein MQKSESLEEFYRFHFQEVPSTLKVDIGQANVFRLEDWMAPNCGEKPYSRRDFYKITLIRGHNVYHYADKSIEIKGPTLVFFNPQVPYTWEPLSDETNGFFCIFREAFFQGRFDNGLSDLPVFKPGAKPSYPLNPQQDKEVTGIFEKMLNEINSDYSLKYDLVRNYVFELIHYALKMSPTETLHNQTNARSRLTGIFIELLERQFPIETPSRRFSLRSASDFASQLSVHVNHLNRCVRDTTGKTTTDHIADRLASEAKALLMHSDWNIAEIGYSLGFDEPAHFTYFFKKRTGMAPSAFRIV, from the coding sequence ATGCAAAAATCAGAGAGTCTCGAAGAATTTTACCGTTTCCATTTTCAGGAAGTTCCTTCGACCCTGAAAGTCGATATCGGACAGGCCAACGTTTTCCGTCTGGAAGACTGGATGGCGCCAAATTGCGGGGAAAAGCCTTATAGCCGCCGGGATTTTTATAAAATAACCCTGATACGAGGCCATAATGTATACCATTATGCTGACAAAAGCATTGAGATCAAAGGGCCGACACTCGTTTTCTTCAACCCACAGGTCCCTTACACGTGGGAGCCTCTTTCCGACGAGACAAACGGCTTTTTCTGCATTTTCCGTGAAGCATTTTTTCAGGGAAGGTTCGACAACGGACTGAGCGATCTGCCTGTCTTCAAGCCTGGCGCCAAGCCTTCTTACCCGCTTAATCCGCAGCAAGACAAAGAAGTGACCGGCATATTTGAGAAAATGCTGAATGAGATCAATTCCGATTATTCGCTCAAATATGACCTTGTGCGAAATTACGTTTTCGAGCTGATTCATTATGCCTTGAAAATGAGTCCAACCGAAACGCTTCACAATCAAACGAATGCGCGTTCGCGTTTAACGGGGATTTTTATCGAGTTACTGGAACGGCAGTTTCCTATTGAAACACCCTCGCGCAGGTTCAGCCTGCGCTCCGCGAGCGACTTTGCGTCGCAGCTCTCCGTGCATGTCAACCACCTTAACCGTTGCGTGCGTGATACCACCGGTAAAACAACCACCGACCACATCGCCGACCGCCTCGCCAGCGAAGCCAAAGCATTGCTAATGCATTCAGACTGGAACATCGCCGAGATCGGTTACAGCCTTGGCTTTGACGAGCCGGCCCACTTTACTTACTTTTTTAAAAAACGAACCGGTATGGCGCCCTCTGCTTTCAGAATTGTTTGA